The segment acaagaTGTCCGAAACTAAAGGTAGTGTTTCTTTGCAAGTCTACAATGAGctaaaaagtaagaaaaaactgaataatatgGAGCCCCAGATGGCTGGAAGGTCTGTTCCGGCATGCCTAACCATTTACATCACAGCAGTCTCAGCCACAAGACACAACATGCAAAAATATTCATTTTATGtaatattaaaacaaactgaCATTACGATGAGTCGTTGGACCGCAGAAATCTATCGAAACTCCTTGAGCCAGATCATCGTTCAGCCAATAATAGACTAAGGCACATGACAACCTCATCTGGCAGACAGTTACTTTGTCACTTTGTTAAACAGTCTGTTTTGAGACTGTAATACAAAACAATGAAATGTTACTCAAAAAAGTACACCGTTGCTTGTGAATTAAATAGTTTCTTTATCGAACCAGTTGGTTTATTCTCAGTTAAAAGGAGGGATGCACTCGAATGCAATGCTGCACGAGGAAGCTTGTTGAAGCTTGTTGCAATCCAGAGTATCTGCAAATCAAAGCCTTGTCTGTGCTCTTCTCACCATTGAGtgcctttttgtttgtgcaCACATTGAACCCATTGAAGGCAACTATGTAAAGGCTTGAACAGGCTCACAGTTTGGTCCACTGCTGTTACAAAACACTCCTGACACAGTAACTAAAAGGCTTAGAAGAAGTCGATAAATGTGAATTTAACGTGGAAAAAAAGACCCATGGTCAACATATTGCACTCTCCACCTTAAGACCCTCTGCACCAATACGCAATGGTCAGCACATCAGAGGAGCTGGTGTGATTGTCCAAGATTGCTATCATTATATCATTTGCAATCCAAATGACAATGTAATGGCAGATTCTCCCTTTACCAGGTGTCCAAGCATATCTGCCCTTCTGTGGCACAAAGTATGATTTTTAAGTGTGTCCTGCAACTTCATTTGCAAAATTAGCTGCTTAAAACTGCCTGGCTGTCTGGAgaaaagaagggggaaaaaagcgtATTTTCAATAAATGCAATGAGTACCAACCCGTCTGGTAACACAGAattatatttagcattttactTTTTCACATTACTGTACATTCTGCCTGGTAGAGATCCAAACACGTCTTGTCATCATTGATACAGATAGAGTAATCTGTCAGCATTAGGGAGTGACCCAACTGCTGGCAGAACGGTTACTGAGATAAGTGAACCTAAACTTTGAGCCGCAGCGTTAATGCATCGTTTACttacattttctgtgtgtgtgtgtgtgtgtgtgtgtgtgtgtgtgtgtgtgtgtgtgtgtgtgtgtgtgtgtgtgtgtgtgtgtgtgtgtgtgtgtgtgtgtgtgtgtgtgtgtgtgtgtgtgtgtgtgtgtgtgtgtgtgtgtgtgtgtgtgtgtgtgtgtgtgtgtgtgtgtgtgtgtgtgtgtgtgtgtgtgtgtgtgtgtgtgtgtgtgtgtgtgtgtgtgtgtgtgtgtgtgtgtgtgtgtgtgtgtgtgtgtgtgtgtgtgtgtgtgtgtgtgtgtgtgtgtgtgtgtgtgtgtgtgtgtgtgtgtgtgtgatgttcaATACACATGTATGTTTTGTTCATTTAGGTGCAACCTTCCACCACTGTCTAAGGAATATGTGGAGGACGTGGGAATCAGAACTCACCTGGTTACAGCCAACCCCAGCATCATTGAGAAAAGGTGATCAGTCAGaatcaataaaacatgcatCACTTGTAAAGAGATATTGATCACCTTCAGAAGAGAAGACATGTTAGCACAGCGTAGGTTTGAGCGTCCGATCACACATACAGGAGCTAAAGGGTTATGTTGTGGCATCAGTTAGGAGATGTACAGCGAGGCATCCATTTTGAAAGCGACAATAATTCAAACTTCATACGGCACTTAAGAAACAGCGTTTACAAATGGAAATTGAAATGTGCATTATCCATGGCGATGTAAAAGTAACACaaggaaatataaaaacacacacatgaataggATTAAAAGAGTGAAAGTAAGAATCCCCCCACTGACAGTTCATTTTAAactgtaaaacatttgttttagaaAATCATTTAATGTTGAACAACATTTAATGTTGAAAATCGTGTGCGTGTGGCTCCACATTTAGAATAACTCCGTCACCCTTTTGCTCAGATTCCAGAACCTCCTGTGGTCGAGAAAGGTTTTTGTGGACAGTATGAAGGTCTACGGCTCCAGCTACATCTACATGCCGGCGTTCTCCATGAAGACCGGCACCGACCCGTCTCTGCGGGCGTATTACGCCCTGGCGGACACCTCTTCCAACCTCACCATGCTCTTTGCCAACCCCGAATTCCTGCGCACGGTGGGAAAGTTCTGGAAAGCCCGCAGCGTGCACGCCAAGCGCCTCTCCACGGGACTCTTCCTGGTCAGCCTGGCCTTGGGGCTGTGCGAGGAGGTGACGGCCTACGGCTTCTGGCCGTTTTCCGTCGGCCTGGACGAGCAGCCGGTCAGCCACCATTACTACGACAACATCCTGCCCTATAAGTGGTTCCACGCCATGCCGGAGGAGTTTGTCCAGCTTTGGCACCTGCACAAAAGCGGCACGTTGCGCATGAGACTGGGACTCTGCCCCCGTCAAGAAGGAGGGAGTTAGAGCTTCCGGGGCGAGTGAAGCCAGAGCGGCCGGTTGGAGTAA is part of the Cyclopterus lumpus isolate fCycLum1 chromosome 23, fCycLum1.pri, whole genome shotgun sequence genome and harbors:
- the st8sia1 gene encoding alpha-N-acetylneuraminide alpha-2,8-sialyltransferase — encoded protein: MLVRCYRGKLSVWAAMCVLVLCWFYIFPVYRLPRDKEIVEEVLRQGDLWQKNQTGIEDFRKLLTECCEPRKRFAVTKENSPMGKVLWYDGEFYHSHAVNNETYPLLVKDNPLQLPLKKCAVVGNGGILRRSKCGRNIDQADFIFRCNLPPLSKEYVEDVGIRTHLVTANPSIIEKRFQNLLWSRKVFVDSMKVYGSSYIYMPAFSMKTGTDPSLRAYYALADTSSNLTMLFANPEFLRTVGKFWKARSVHAKRLSTGLFLVSLALGLCEEVTAYGFWPFSVGLDEQPVSHHYYDNILPYKWFHAMPEEFVQLWHLHKSGTLRMRLGLCPRQEGGS